The Molothrus aeneus isolate 106 chromosome 11, BPBGC_Maene_1.0, whole genome shotgun sequence genome segment GTCTTGCTTCTGTTGTAACCTCTGCTGCTGGTCTGACCACAGCCTTCTTCCCTGGATGTTCTCATGGTGCATTCTACCTTGCCTTCCATACCAGTGCTGTGCTAGTAAAGAGGGGAGTAGGCACTTTGATCCTGGAGAGGAGCCTAGCATGGCTGTCCTGGGGCTAGTGCTGTCTCTCACTGTGTTCCCTGGGGCTGGTGGCTCCATGGAGGGGAGCAGGTGCTGGCTCAGTGGCCACCCTGCCCCATGCCTGTCTCTCCCACAGCTGAAGCAGTTTGAGcggctggagcaggaggtgacGCGCCCCATCGACAACGACCTGTCCAACTGGAGCCCCCCCCAGCACTACAGCcccgcgcggggcggggggacACTGTGTCCTGCTGACCGCCAGCTCCTCCTCTTCTACCTGGAGCAGTGCGAGGCCAACCTCACCACGCTCACCAATGCTGTCGATGCCTTCTTCACTGCTGTCAGCACCAACCAACCTCCCAAGATCTTTGTGGCCCACAGCAAGTTTGTCATCCTCAGTGCCCACAAGCTTGTCTTTATTGGGGACACGCTGTCCCGCCAGGCCAAGGCCCAGGACGTCCAGCACAAGGTGATGCACTACAGCAACCTCCTCTGTGAGATGCTCAAGGAGATCGTGATGACCACCAAGGCAGCTGCGCTCCACTACCCATCTCCTTCCGCCTCCAAGGACATGGTGGAGCGTGTCAAGGACCTCGCCAACAGCACGCAGCAGTTCAGGATGGTGCTGGGCCAGCTGGCAGCCATGTGAGGGCCACTGTCCCCTCTCTCTGGCCCCCACCCTTCCCCAGACACGCATTCCCCTCCATGCAAGTCCTCTCCACCCGGTGTAAGCAGACATGTACATAGAGACTCCCACGCACACCGGggggctggggctctgtgggaatagaggtgaggggctgcagccatcataccccttcctcctccctctggccAGGGGCCAGGAATGGTTTGAGCTGGGCCTGTAATGAAGCAAAGCTGGGAGATGGATCTGTGTCCACTCCTTCCCCACTGTCCTCTCTCCATACAAACCCGGCAGCCAGTTCTGGGCTGAAGGGCATGGGGCCAGGTCCCTGGTGAGCCAAGGATGTGCCTGGCAATTTGAGATGCCCTTTGtgatgctgtggctgctctgctctcgGGAGGACTCTGCGGTGGACTCTGGAGAACTCCACGGTGGCCAAGAGATTCTAATGGTGTGGAAGCCATCCCCTGTGATGGTGGGACAGTGTGACAGAGATGGGTTGTACTGTCCCCTTGtgtgctggaggctggggaTAGGGGTCCCCAGGGGGGTTAGGGGTggtggagagctgctggggcaggaaggggctaACTTGTGCGTTCTCACGTCTCGGGTTGTGCTACAGTACCAGCTGTAACCGAAACGCGAACTGAAATTGGTGCCTTTTGAACACAGGGGAAGCTTCCGCTGGTTCCCGGAGCTACCACGTGGCAGCCCCCTCCAAAACTTGGCCCCAAGTCCCTCAGCAGTATAAAGATTTGCCTAGAAACACCCCTTATCTCCTGGGTATCTGCATGTACCTGCTGGGGTGAGGGAGAGGCCCTGTGGCAGGACTGGGGAGATCCTGTCCTCCTAAAAAAACTCCTAGCCTTTGGAGACTCCTGGTGCACAGAGGGTTACTGGCATGCAAGGGATGGGCCTAAGAGGGTTGGGGGGAAATGAAGGGTGGTATTGCAGGGCATTGGGGTCACATGGCGCTAGAACCAGTATCAGATGAGTGTCCCTCACAGCACCTTGCCAGAGGCCATGGTCACCATGGGCCCTATGGGTTTGGTGTGGCAGAGACGATGGTAGCCCGTGACCCCAAGCATTCCTGGTCCTGGCTATCCATCCCTTACAGAACCTCAGGAACCATGGCACCCTCTCTGCTACTGCCCTGGAATCAGCACACCAATGGACACCCACAATCAGCAGCTCCTCAAGTATGTCCTCATCACCAGCCCCTACATTGctgtcacccccagccccatgaTCCCCCTGATGCCCACAGTACCGACAGGGAACCAGAGCCCGGTGCCACGCAGGTGCTTATTGAGGGCCTTGCGGGTGACACCGGGCTCCACCGTCACCGAGAAGTCCTCGAGGCTCAGCTCTGCGATGGCGTCCATGCGGCTCAGGTCAAAGCAGACGccgccctggcacaggggcaccCGGGGCTGTGGGCATGACCGggcacccagagcccctggggGTCAGAGGTGCCGGGGCAGCCCATACCTGCACGGCATTGACGCCTCCTTCCAGGCCGGTGCCCGTGCCGAAGGGCACCATGGGCACACGGCAGCGGTGACAGagggctgccagctcctgcacctGCCCCACCGCCTGGGGCCACACCACCACGTCCgggggggcacagctggggcacaggcagcaccaTTGACCAACTGACTTGACCCTCCCCATGGCCcttgcccagcctggcacttgtCACatgccccttcccttccccacgGCCCCTTGTCTACCCaaacatttcccattcccagaccCGGCCCTTCCCGGATGACCCTTCCCCTTCCAAAGGCTCTTGCCTTCCCCACCTCTTCCCTTCCCTATGACCCTTCCCCTGgtccttcccctgcccagggctcccagtCCCAGGGGCACTCACGGGTGCATGGACTCATCGTGGCCGTGCTGCTCCCGCACCGCTGTGGCCGTGGAGACATTGGGGGCCCCGACCACGGCCCTCAGGGCCTCCACGAAGTCAGGGGGCAGCGAGGGCTGGGGGGGAACAACGAGCACCCGTCAGGGGTGCCCTGGGGAGGGTCTGACCGTGGGCACGAGGCCGAGTGGCCACGTCAGGAGCTGAGTGGCCTTTGGAGCCCCGGCCCCaccttggagcagcagctgcgGCGCCCCAGGGCTGCCGCCAGCGCCAGCACCCTCCGCAGGGCCATGTTGCAACGGGACAAGGACGGGAACATGGGAACTGCACAGGACCGGGACATTGCCCTCCCCCGCAGCCTGTCTGGCCCTCCCCCATGCTGACACCTTAAGGTGGCTCCAGCCACACGCCCGTGTGTCCCTGCCAGAGGGACCTGGGTCCCACCAGTGCCTGTGCTCGTGttcctgtgctgtcccctgcctgggCCGAGTCACTGCGTTCACCATGGTCCCACCATCACAGGTGTCCCCATGCCTGCTCAAGtatccctgcagcaggacaggggtcCATGACCCCATAGGAGACCACATGTCTCCACACACCTCCCTTCCCAGAGAGGAGTCACCATGTCCCATTGCCCatctgtccccattcccagccaggGGTCCCCAtgccccctgtccctctgttcCCGTGCGCAGCCAGGTTTCTCCATTTGGGCACAGGAGTCACCATGTGcccctgtccatctgtccccatccccaggcaggTGTGCCCAAGTCCCCCTGTCCATCTGTCCTCATTTCCAGCCAGGTGTCCCCATGCcccctgtccatctgtccccGTTCCCAGCCAGGTGTCCCCATGCCACTCAGCACTCCTGGACAGGTGTCCTCCTGCCCAGAGCATTGACCCCAGCCCACCGCATGCCCCCACCCTCAGCCGGGGGTCTCCCGGCCACCCGCCTGCCCCGTGCCCCGCTCCCGGGCGTCCCGGCGTGGTGACAAGGACACAGTGTGCTCAGGGGGTGGCAGCGTTTATTGCAGGCCTCAGTTGGCCTCCAGGATGGAGTCGATCCAGTCGCGGAGCTTGGTGACGCGGGCGTACACGCCGGGAGTCTTGGTGtcgcaggtgctgctgccccaggagacGATGCCCACCAGGTTCCAGGCACCGTCCTTCTGGCACACCAGCGGGCCCCCGGAGTCACCCTGCACGGGGCAGCGGGTGAGCGCCGGCCCGGGGCCCGGGGCCAGCGGGCAGCGGGGGCCGGGGGCACCTACCATGCAGGAAGAGGCTCCGTCGGCACCGGCGCAGACCATCACGTCGCGGATGCGGAAGCCCCAGAACTCCTTGCACTGGGCGTTGGTGAGCAAGGGCAGAGCCACCTGCTGCAGCACCGCCGGAGTGTGTGCGGCTGCGGGGAGAGGGCAGCGTCAGcgccggcaccggcaccgggagcgCAGCGGGaatggggaaggggctgggacgGGGAGGGCGGCACCCTGAGGATGGTGGAGATGGGGACAGGATTGGGTCAGGCTTGGGGAATGGTGATGGGATGACGAATGGGACTGGGACAAAAATGGGCATACGGGGATATGGGAATGGCATGGGGATTCGGATTCAGATTGGCATGGGGACCGGATGGGAGATTGCCATGAACATTAGGATTCCGATGAGGACAGGGACTGACCATATGGATGAGGAAGGGGACAGGCAAGACAGCAGACAAGGACGGGGATTTGGATGAGGcaggggacaggaatggggatggggacaagaAAGTGCAGTCACCGTTGGAGTCAGTGAGCCCCCAGCCAGTGGTGACGCAGGTCATTCCCCCCGGGAATTCGTCAGTGGCCTTGGGCAGGCAGACGGGGGACACGCGATCCGACAGCTGCGCCGGAGTGGCCAGTTTGATCAGGGTGATGTCGTCGTGGATGGTCAGCATGTTGAACTTGGGGTTCTTGAAGACCTGAAGCACGCAGCACTGCTCTCAGCACCTGCACCCCCTGCCAGGGTGCCGGGCACTGGGCACTCCACAGGGATCAGTAGGGACCTTGGGGACCAATGGGGGCTCCGGGGGTACTCCTGTGGGTCCCG includes the following:
- the LOC136561244 gene encoding chymotrypsinogen 2-like isoform X2 translates to MALLWVLSCLALAGFAHCGVPAITPVIRGYNRIVNGEAAVAGSWPWQVSLQRNNGFHFCGGSLISENWVVTAAHCGIRKTDTVVVGAYDQDAPGPDQQELKIEKVFKNPKFNMLTIHDDITLIKLATPAQLSDRVSPVCLPKATDEFPGGMTCVTTGWGLTDSNAAHTPAVLQQVALPLLTNAQCKEFWGFRIRDVMVCAGADGASSCMGDSGGPLVCQKDGAWNLVGIVSWGSSTCDTKTPGVYARVTKLRDWIDSILEAN
- the LOC136561244 gene encoding chymotrypsinogen 2-like isoform X1, giving the protein MALLWVLSCLALAGFARAALPENCGVPAITPVIRGYNRIVNGEAAVAGSWPWQVSLQRNNGFHFCGGSLISENWVVTAAHCGIRKTDTVVVGAYDQDAPGPDQQELKIEKVFKNPKFNMLTIHDDITLIKLATPAQLSDRVSPVCLPKATDEFPGGMTCVTTGWGLTDSNAAHTPAVLQQVALPLLTNAQCKEFWGFRIRDVMVCAGADGASSCMGDSGGPLVCQKDGAWNLVGIVSWGSSTCDTKTPGVYARVTKLRDWIDSILEAN